TGTTTTAATTTGCTCTATCACTTGATGAATTAATTGTAATCCATTAGGATACTTTTGTAAACATAAAGATATCTACTTGGATACTTTTAATTCGTCATATCACTGAAAGGTCTTGATATGACTGTATTCGAACGTATAAAAGAAATTTCAAAAAAGCGTGGAATCAACCTAAAAACTACCGCCATTGAAGCTGGATTGTCTGAAAATGCTATTTATAAGTGGAAAATCCAAACACCTGCGACAGATAAATTAAAAGCCGTAGCTGCGGTCTTAGACGTATCTGTAGATTACCTGCTAGGCAATACTGATGACATGCACAGCAACAAGCAAGATGATATGCCTATTGATCTGGAAGAAACACTTAGCAAGCTCGGTCCTGCTGTTTCATTTGGTGGTAAAGAACTTACTGATGAACAAAAGTTGAAGTTTTATGAGATGGCTAAATTGATGTTTGGTGATTAGATGAATGAAGAAGATTTACGAGATGAACTCCTTGCATTAGCAAGACGACAAGATATTGAAATTATTAATATTGAAACAGACGATGATGCATCACCAGACGTTGCTTTTCCTTTCATAAGAAAGATTATGATGAATCCTAACTTTGATACTAGCTACGCCTATAACTTTCGTTTGGCTCATGAAATCGCTCATGTTATGTACGCGGATAAGGAAGCTCTTCCCTACTATCGGTTTTCACCCTTCTTTTTGAAGGAAGAGGAAAACTCCGCTAATGATCATGCAATTGAGTTAATTGTGAATATGGTTTACAAAGACGTACCTACCGAACAACGTAATTGGTTAGACTTCATGAATACACTAGGATTACAATCACAGTTTGAATCCACTGTGAAACAAATTTTATATAAATAAAAAAGCCACCTATTGAGGTAGCCTATGAGGTACGTGCAGTCAGGAACCACGTTAAAAGCTAGGGCACACTATTTCAAGGAGAAGTAAATATGGATAAGCAAGAATTTTCAACTAAAATAAAGCAATTTTCAAAACGGATTGAACAGTTTAAAAATACAATTTCAAACGAAGAACAAACAAAAAATTCATTGATACTACCCTTCTTCTCGGCTCTTGGATATGATGTTTTTAATCCAATGGAATTCATTCCGGAATTTACAGCTGATGTGTCCGGAATTAAAAAAGGTGAACGCGTGGATTTTGCGATTAAATTAGATGATCAAGTTGTGATCCTAGTTGAGGCGAAAGAACTAAGTGCCCCCCTTGATAAGCATACTACACAAATTAATCGTTATTTTAATGTTGTTGACGCAAAGTTTGCAATCATCACTAATGGTAAAGAGTATCGTTTTTACACGGATCTCGAAAAAGAAAATATAATGGATGGCAAGCCGTTTTTGACGGTTGATCTAACAGATATCAAAGATTCACAAATCAGTGAACTTTTTAAATTTGTAAAAGACAACTTTGATTCAGAAAATATAACCAGTACAGCTTCTGATCTGAAATATGTAAGTCAAATTAAGGCATTTTTTACTCAAGCAATAGATTCACCAAATGATGATTTCGTTAGATTAGTTCTTGATGAGATCGGATACGATGGTGTTAAGCGACAAAATATTATTGAAGAGTTTAAACCTATGGTTTCTAGAGCTGTACAATCCTTAATTAGCGAGCGTGTAAATGATCGACTATCTAGTGCATTGAATTCTACCAGTGTTACGACGTCCGAGGAAGTGGTGGTATCTTCTGACGAGGCAGTACCAGAGAAAACAGAAAACGAAATTGTAACTACCGCGGATGAACTTGAAGTTTATACAATTACGAAACTAATTTTGAATAAGATACTCCCTTCTGACCGTATTTTTTATCGGGACAATACTACATACTTTAATATTTTGATAGATGATAATAATCGTCGCTGGGTACTACGTGCCTACTTTAATTCCTCACGTTCATGGATCGTATTAAATGACCAAGACAACACAAAAATAGAATTCAAACAACCGATAGATATCTATGAATATGCTTCTAAAATTAGCGACATAGCTCAAAACTTTGTATAAATGAAATACAGATCCTCCAAACATCATTTATATAAATAAAAAGCCACTTGTGAGGTGGCATACATACGTCCAGCAAGGAACGACGTTAAAAGCTAATTTAAAAATGTGTGGAAAGGATTAAACAATGCCAACCTCAATATCTATTAGACAAATATCCCAGTTGAAAATTCCAGAAGGAGAGACAGTTGTAGAAAGAGCAGGTGTCCCACTAGGATCAATAAGACGAAGTGAAACTACATTTATTATTAATAGCGAAAGTTATACTATCTATAACTGTTCATTTAGTAAAGACTATGCTGATAACATTTCCGTATTTATCCCAGAAATAGATGACTACATAGAACTGAATTCATACAAGAAAAAAATTGAATTTAAACTATATTATAACTCCCATAAAGGAATCATATTCTCAGATGCAACCACACCTATAACAAAAAGCTTTCTTAACTGTCTAAATGCTACACCTTCAGTTAATATCGAGTACAAGACTCCGCATTTTAATTTAGAAAGTATTGCAAATCAACTAATTGAGACAAAAGGAGTAGGATTTGATTCGGATGACGAAGGAGTAAGCAGTAAGAGCTTTTATGGAAGTGAAGTTGATACTAACCAAGAAGCTAGCTATGCTCTAGAACAAGATCATTCTACAAAACTAATTGGTTCAATAGAAGTACTTGGTTCACTATATACGATAATGTTTACGCAATCAGGAAGCATTGTAGCCTACTCTAAAATACCAACAACAAAAGAAGGAAAACCTTTGGAAAATCCAATGTTACACTTCTCTTTAGATGTGCTTAGTACAATTCATTTTTTGGATTAGTATACATTAGTCAATGGAATGTAATTTTTAACTATATCTTCAAGTGTTTCTAAATCAGATGATGTTGCATATATTTTATTTTTTTGTATCTTTAGTGTCATTTCATCATTTTTAATATCAATTTGAACACTTTTAATTTTAATAGGTTGTATAGTCTTAATTGTAATTTTGTAAAATGGGTTTAAATTACTACTATTTAAATCAATTCCGAGTGTATATGAACAATCATTGAATGTAAATTTGCTCGTTATAAAATCCTTATATTTTTTGAAATCTGACCATACAGATTTTACAGATCTAGCAGCAATTTGATATTCGAACTTTAATACTAGTTGTTGATTTGTTGGTTTGTTGACTAAATTGGCATTTATAGTGAAACGCAATTTGTTTGAAGTAGCTGTTTTTATTGAAAGACTTGATTCTCTTTTTTCAATATCTCTTTTTTTTGAAAGATTTTCTTTATCCATAAATGATATCAAAACCTCTTCAACATCCAATAATTGTATCTCATCGGCAAGTTCTAAGCGCACTGAAGGTTCAAATACAACTGTAGAATTTTTTATGTACGCTTTTAGTTTATTAACCCAACGATAAATGAAATCGCTTTCATTATACAACGCGATTAGTACGGGAGCTAAGCTAAATAATTCTAAATAATTAGGAGCCATCTGATTCACAATTGCATGAATTACATTGTAAGTGGTGACTATCAGAGTTATGGCAATTAAAAATATAATTAAAATTTTTTTAAAATCAAATTTTTCCATCAATGCTACTCCTCTACAAATTGAATTTAAAAAACTTACTGTTTGTCCTGAAACTGAATCAAAATACAAAAACTAAAATTATATTTAGCAATATACTATTAAATTATTGTATCATGACTCGACAAGTCGTTAAACTGCTATACCACTCCGTGAATCTCCTGATAAGGCATTACAAAAGGAAAATCATGATAAATAAAAAAGCACACCCTCCATCGCCAAACTTGAGGTGTGCGTGTAACAAAAAAACAAAGCATCACTGCCCTATTTCTGTATTCGATTATAACAGACCTGAGCAAGTCTATAAACTGCCTAATGTGATCAATAACTCCTCAATTATTCAGGGCCACACCCAAGTTGAGGTATTTTGAATGGCAACAATTAATTATGAACAATATACAAAAAAAGACGGTACTAAGTTATGGGTTGTAAAAATTCGTTATCGTGACGATTCCACGGGGAGATTAAAAGCTACAACACGACGTGGCTTCACTACAAAAAAAGCTGCTAAAATAGCAGCTGAAACATTATCGATTGAACTTCCAAAGGTTGAAAAATCTAAAAGATATCTAGATTCAAACAATATGACCTTAGATAAACTATTCGAGATCTGGTGGTCCAGTTATGAACATACAGTAGAAGCATCTACCGCTAGAACAACTAAGATGCTCTTCAAAAATCATATTTTGAACTCATTAGGCAGCTACTTAGTGACCAAACTGTCTGTGCCCATCATTCAACAATGGATTAATGCTGAGATGTCTCAGTACGTTCAGTATAACAAATTTGCTAATTACTTGCGATCACTACTCGATTTAGCTGTTTCCATGGACATCATACCAATTAACCCATTTCACAAAATTAAAATACCCCATCGATCAATAAATATTAGAACTCCGAAATCCAAAGCATGGGATTCCGAAGATTTTATAAAATTTATTAATACGTTAATGGGGCCTTACAGAGCTCAAAACGAAATGGGATTCACTTATTTATGGATCGTTGCCTTCACTGGTATGAGACGTGGTGAGGCATTGGCCTTAACATGGGATGATATTGATTGGGATCAAATGACAATATCCGTGAATAAAGCAGTTAAGCTCTCCTCTGAAGGAAATTATGTAGGCGTACCTAAAACTGTCTCTGGTAACCGTATATTAAGATTTGACAATATGACATATAAAGTGCTCGTAGACTGGCAGACTAGGGCTAATCCAGAACATCGTTTCATGTTTTCTCAAAAGAGTTCGGATAAACCAGTTAATCTGACACGACCTGAAAAATGGTTTCATGCCGCTGAACAACTAGCCAATGTTCCCCACGTAACCGGGTTGCATACTTTGCGTCATACATTCGCCACGTTAGCTATCGAGAATGGGTTTACACCTAAACAGGTTCAATATCAGTTAGGACACAGCGATAGTGCAATAACAATGGATATCTATACCCATATAACACGTAGATCATCGGATGATATCGGTGCTAATTTTGCTAACAAAATTGATAATAAACTGAATTAGAAGTTGCACGCAAATACACCCAAAAAATGCACCCAAAAATGCACCCACGGGCACTTATAAAAGTCACAACCGTTGATATATCAGCGTTTCAAAGGCATTGGGAACGAGACCCGTTGGCTCCTTAAATCACTGTATCAAAACATCCGCTGAACTAAGGATTTATTTAGTTCAGCGGATGTTTTTTTATACATCAATTAGCGTCTGGATGTACCATTTTTAGTCGTGAGGTATCCGTTAATACTGTCATCATAATGTTACTTATGAAAAAAATCTCTTTATGCTATATTTTAAAAATGCGAAAAGGAGAAAGACAATGCCCCATAATTTTAA
This is a stretch of genomic DNA from Weissella soli. It encodes these proteins:
- a CDS encoding helix-turn-helix domain-containing protein, whose product is MTVFERIKEISKKRGINLKTTAIEAGLSENAIYKWKIQTPATDKLKAVAAVLDVSVDYLLGNTDDMHSNKQDDMPIDLEETLSKLGPAVSFGGKELTDEQKLKFYEMAKLMFGD
- a CDS encoding ImmA/IrrE family metallo-endopeptidase, whose translation is MNEEDLRDELLALARRQDIEIINIETDDDASPDVAFPFIRKIMMNPNFDTSYAYNFRLAHEIAHVMYADKEALPYYRFSPFFLKEEENSANDHAIELIVNMVYKDVPTEQRNWLDFMNTLGLQSQFESTVKQILYK
- a CDS encoding type I restriction endonuclease, with protein sequence MDKQEFSTKIKQFSKRIEQFKNTISNEEQTKNSLILPFFSALGYDVFNPMEFIPEFTADVSGIKKGERVDFAIKLDDQVVILVEAKELSAPLDKHTTQINRYFNVVDAKFAIITNGKEYRFYTDLEKENIMDGKPFLTVDLTDIKDSQISELFKFVKDNFDSENITSTASDLKYVSQIKAFFTQAIDSPNDDFVRLVLDEIGYDGVKRQNIIEEFKPMVSRAVQSLISERVNDRLSSALNSTSVTTSEEVVVSSDEAVPEKTENEIVTTADELEVYTITKLILNKILPSDRIFYRDNTTYFNILIDDNNRRWVLRAYFNSSRSWIVLNDQDNTKIEFKQPIDIYEYASKISDIAQNFV
- a CDS encoding site-specific integrase, with the translated sequence MATINYEQYTKKDGTKLWVVKIRYRDDSTGRLKATTRRGFTTKKAAKIAAETLSIELPKVEKSKRYLDSNNMTLDKLFEIWWSSYEHTVEASTARTTKMLFKNHILNSLGSYLVTKLSVPIIQQWINAEMSQYVQYNKFANYLRSLLDLAVSMDIIPINPFHKIKIPHRSINIRTPKSKAWDSEDFIKFINTLMGPYRAQNEMGFTYLWIVAFTGMRRGEALALTWDDIDWDQMTISVNKAVKLSSEGNYVGVPKTVSGNRILRFDNMTYKVLVDWQTRANPEHRFMFSQKSSDKPVNLTRPEKWFHAAEQLANVPHVTGLHTLRHTFATLAIENGFTPKQVQYQLGHSDSAITMDIYTHITRRSSDDIGANFANKIDNKLN